One window from the genome of Xenorhabdus bovienii SS-2004 encodes:
- a CDS encoding ORF6N domain-containing protein, which produces MSKKNELVTIDSNKLPVIEWQGVRVVTTETLAAGYGASTKNIQDNLLNNKSRFIDGVHYFKLEGDELRQFKKVPDNIGLVSKHTSQQILWTEKGAARMSKIVDTDEAWSFFEKMESAYFHQQKPATNPPALPGDYIAALEALLTTEKEKVVITQERDEARRTKSQISRSREAQALGKLGAATRKCRELEERLGESTKHATITAVQNATEKKYQYAPLRKWCRENDIEVVKVPDTRYGHVKSWPAESWLAVYGIDLKKLFGKK; this is translated from the coding sequence ATGAGCAAGAAAAACGAATTAGTCACTATAGATTCAAACAAGCTGCCAGTGATCGAATGGCAAGGCGTTCGTGTTGTCACCACTGAAACATTAGCGGCTGGGTATGGTGCTAGTACAAAAAACATTCAAGACAATCTCTTGAACAACAAGTCACGGTTTATTGATGGCGTCCATTATTTCAAGCTTGAAGGGGATGAATTACGTCAGTTTAAGAAGGTACCCGATAACATCGGGTTGGTTAGTAAACATACAAGTCAGCAGATTCTATGGACTGAAAAAGGCGCTGCCCGTATGTCGAAAATCGTTGATACCGATGAAGCATGGTCTTTCTTTGAAAAAATGGAGTCAGCTTACTTTCACCAACAAAAGCCAGCAACCAATCCCCCTGCCTTGCCCGGTGATTACATTGCAGCTCTGGAAGCATTGCTGACAACTGAAAAAGAAAAGGTCGTCATTACTCAAGAACGTGATGAAGCTCGCCGCACCAAATCACAGATCAGTCGCAGTCGTGAGGCTCAGGCTCTCGGCAAACTCGGTGCTGCCACCCGCAAATGCAGAGAACTGGAAGAACGTCTGGGCGAAAGCACCAAGCACGCAACGATTACAGCGGTACAGAACGCCACAGAAAAAAAATACCAGTATGCCCCACTCCGTAAATGGTGCCGTGAAAACGACATCGAAGTTGTGAAGGTTCCCGACACCCGATACGGACATGTTAAGTCATGGCCTGCCGAATCATGGCTGGCTGTATACGGTATTGATCTCAAAAAATTGTTTGGCAAGAAGTGA
- a CDS encoding diacylglycerol kinase: protein MENQSTGLIRIIKAAGYSAKGIRAAWQNEAAFRQEVIVAILAIILAFSLDFGMSERLLLIGSVMLVVIVEILNSAIEAVVDRIGSEYHELSGRAKDMGSAAVFLTIILALFIWGMILWSYFMH, encoded by the coding sequence ATGGAAAATCAATCAACAGGTTTGATTCGTATCATTAAAGCGGCAGGGTACTCGGCGAAAGGTATTAGGGCTGCGTGGCAAAATGAAGCGGCATTTCGGCAGGAAGTCATTGTCGCCATATTAGCAATTATCCTTGCATTTTCCCTTGATTTTGGCATGTCCGAGAGGCTTTTGCTCATCGGTTCAGTCATGCTGGTGGTCATTGTGGAAATCCTTAACAGCGCCATTGAGGCGGTAGTTGATCGCATTGGCAGTGAATATCATGAATTATCGGGCAGGGCGAAAGACATGGGATCAGCTGCAGTATTTCTGACAATAATTCTGGCGTTGTTTATCTGGGGAATGATCCTTTGGTCGTATTTTATGCACTGA
- a CDS encoding PerC family transcriptional regulator, giving the protein MTEYEQATESAQSLELKGLFRRAADKWGEALSLSRNKKQEQECIKNNLRCVREAKITIREGL; this is encoded by the coding sequence ATGACTGAATATGAACAGGCAACAGAATCAGCGCAGAGTTTAGAACTAAAAGGCTTATTCCGTCGTGCTGCTGATAAATGGGGTGAGGCACTTTCATTATCCCGTAATAAAAAGCAAGAACAGGAATGTATCAAGAATAATTTACGATGTGTTCGAGAAGCAAAAATAACTATTAGGGAGGGGTTGTGA
- a CDS encoding DUF7146 domain-containing protein — protein sequence MNRINTTDAVIGHWPKVFEYYGLPPVTGKKHFKGKCPICKQIGKFRIDDRDGRGTFICTCNAGDGWALLRLTQKKEFKVLADEIDQLLGIQRDKVTPKPKASTVADNRQKIITLYSRMPELKGTSAEKYLQSREIYSHHPLEQIRFCEKQPTCQGNYQAMWALATDSRGQLCYLHRTYLDGDRKAPLDVTKKMMSLQEDNYLKYAESVAIRMFPVASTLGIAEGIETALSCKQVYGVNTWSTMNAGHMEKFLTPRGVKHLIIFTDMDWSATGHAAAMKCAHKNLLANNDLDKVSVRWPDFGDFNDLLQNGDQARELTFMKKQRETA from the coding sequence GTGAACAGAATAAATACGACCGATGCCGTTATTGGCCACTGGCCTAAAGTTTTCGAATACTACGGTTTACCGCCCGTGACAGGCAAGAAGCACTTTAAAGGAAAGTGTCCGATATGTAAGCAGATAGGCAAGTTTCGCATTGATGATCGTGACGGACGCGGAACATTCATCTGTACCTGCAATGCCGGGGACGGCTGGGCACTGCTCAGGTTGACGCAGAAAAAAGAATTTAAGGTGCTGGCGGATGAGATTGATCAGCTATTGGGTATCCAGCGCGATAAGGTCACACCCAAACCTAAAGCAAGCACGGTTGCAGATAACCGCCAAAAGATAATCACCCTTTACTCACGCATGCCGGAACTGAAAGGCACCTCAGCGGAAAAATACCTTCAAAGCCGGGAGATTTACAGCCATCACCCCCTTGAGCAAATCCGCTTCTGTGAAAAGCAGCCGACCTGCCAAGGGAATTATCAGGCGATGTGGGCATTGGCGACAGACTCACGCGGTCAATTGTGTTACCTGCACCGAACCTATCTGGACGGGGATCGGAAAGCGCCTTTAGATGTGACCAAGAAGATGATGTCTTTACAGGAAGACAACTATCTCAAATATGCTGAATCGGTGGCCATTCGGATGTTCCCTGTGGCTTCCACGCTGGGCATCGCTGAGGGCATCGAGACGGCACTGTCCTGTAAGCAGGTTTATGGGGTGAATACGTGGTCAACGATGAATGCCGGACACATGGAGAAGTTTCTCACTCCCCGGGGCGTTAAGCATTTAATCATCTTCACTGACATGGACTGGAGCGCCACAGGTCATGCCGCTGCGATGAAATGCGCGCACAAGAATTTACTGGCGAATAACGACTTAGACAAGGTCAGTGTCCGGTGGCCTGATTTTGGGGATTTTAACGACCTGCTCCAGAACGGGGATCAGGCCAGAGAATTGACATTTATGAAAAAGCAGCGGGAGACAGCATAA
- a CDS encoding antitermination protein codes for MKLESALKHFHPKTPTFSDASTSTAPDRMKGMDTAAALGMAGSQAKFGMAAFFAKNEVSEEDKFSTVEELTRYARRTVPKLISKAAGNKLGPCLVILSKMAFEDYARSAASTCQCSECRGKGLIYGIKEVEKHPGIIRADGEVIMAPWIEKEQVGELCQKCNGKGTLSSRCRCKGRGVVVDEEKTALQGVPVDKICPRCSGRGYSRVPSSVAYTAIKAYLPELNERTWRRNWKPFYRVLVDKCYSEEKRAEAAFNEVTK; via the coding sequence ATGAAACTCGAATCAGCATTAAAACACTTTCACCCGAAAACACCGACGTTCAGTGATGCGTCAACCAGTACCGCACCGGACAGAATGAAAGGGATGGATACCGCAGCGGCTTTGGGGATGGCGGGATCACAAGCCAAGTTCGGCATGGCGGCGTTTTTTGCCAAGAACGAGGTCAGTGAAGAAGACAAGTTCAGTACGGTAGAAGAACTGACCCGATACGCAAGGCGAACTGTTCCTAAGCTGATATCCAAAGCAGCAGGGAATAAACTGGGGCCCTGTCTGGTTATCTTATCGAAGATGGCGTTTGAAGATTATGCCCGTTCAGCGGCGTCTACTTGTCAGTGTTCGGAATGTCGCGGGAAAGGGCTTATCTACGGCATAAAAGAAGTTGAAAAACATCCCGGCATTATTCGTGCGGACGGTGAAGTGATTATGGCGCCGTGGATTGAAAAAGAGCAAGTGGGTGAACTTTGCCAGAAGTGCAATGGTAAGGGTACGCTGTCAAGTCGTTGTCGCTGCAAGGGGCGCGGTGTCGTAGTCGATGAGGAAAAGACCGCCTTGCAGGGCGTACCGGTTGATAAGATTTGCCCCCGATGCTCAGGTCGGGGTTACAGCAGAGTGCCATCATCAGTGGCTTATACGGCAATCAAGGCCTATTTACCCGAGCTTAACGAAAGAACATGGCGGCGGAACTGGAAACCCTTTTATAGGGTGCTGGTGGATAAGTGCTATTCGGAAGAGAAGCGTGCCGAAGCTGCATTCAATGAGGTGACAAAATAA
- the lexA gene encoding transcriptional repressor LexA, with product MKALTARQQQVYNLVRDHISQTGMPPTRAEIAARLGFRSPNAAEEHLKALARKGVIEIISGASRGLRLLLEEEGAAGLPLIGRVAAGEPLLAQEHIESHYKVDPALFKPNADFLLRVSGMSMKDIGIMDGDLLAVHKTQDVHNGQIIVARIEDEVTVKRFKQVGNKIELIAENPEFEPIVVDLCEQSFTIEGLAVGIIRNGDWI from the coding sequence ATGAAAGCATTAACTGCCAGACAGCAGCAAGTTTATAACTTGGTGCGTGACCATATTTCGCAAACGGGTATGCCACCAACACGTGCTGAAATCGCAGCACGTCTTGGTTTTCGTTCACCTAACGCGGCAGAAGAGCATTTAAAAGCATTGGCGCGTAAAGGGGTGATAGAGATTATCTCTGGTGCATCCAGAGGTCTCCGTTTGCTTCTTGAAGAAGAAGGGGCAGCGGGATTACCGCTGATCGGTCGTGTTGCTGCTGGCGAACCATTGCTGGCTCAGGAACATATCGAGAGTCATTACAAAGTTGATCCTGCATTATTCAAACCAAATGCTGATTTTCTGTTGCGTGTCAGCGGAATGTCCATGAAGGACATCGGCATTATGGATGGGGATTTACTTGCTGTGCATAAAACACAGGATGTTCATAATGGCCAAATCATTGTGGCGCGAATTGAAGATGAAGTGACAGTCAAACGTTTCAAACAAGTAGGAAACAAAATTGAGCTGATTGCTGAAAACCCAGAATTCGAGCCTATCGTTGTGGATTTATGTGAGCAGAGTTTTACCATTGAAGGATTGGCAGTTGGTATTATTCGTAACGGGGATTGGATCTGA
- a CDS encoding DEAD/DEAH box helicase, protein MLEITPNFAQERGLNLLRADWKKYSSFLVYAPTGAGKTALSAFIVDGFVSKNKKVMMICPFTVLINQTAQRFIEYGLPENEIAYIWRDHPNQDPSKLIQIASADTLIRRDFPEDINLLVIDEAHLKRKKILTEITRLTSETDCKVVGLSGTPFSPFLGHYYQKLIKPTTIKELIQRGDLSPYEFYAPTKPDLSKVKSARSDDYGSDYKEDEIAEIMCGADLVGDVVSSWLKLGENQPTICFCVNVSHANFITVEFNRAGVNAEIMTANTPHDERDLIIHRFEQGATKIIVNIGVLVAGFDSDVRCIIYARPTKSEIRWLQSIGRGLRTARGKDRCIILDHSGSVHRLGYPDDIEYDELPSKNDGMKSSSSYREQEKREKLPKECSSCHYMKPAGVYVCPKCGFKPLVGENIDVDTSRTIQKLSKKERIYTQAEKQSFYSQLKYYQNQRASQGKTISDGWVSNTFKDKFDVWPRGLHDTPQEMTPEVSNFIKHKQIAFAKSRKKAEQVQPSSNEQQEMRLEVARQKVSDIREKLGRSSHQGDRL, encoded by the coding sequence ATGCTAGAAATCACCCCTAACTTCGCACAGGAAAGAGGGTTAAATCTTTTAAGGGCTGACTGGAAAAAGTACAGCAGCTTTCTTGTGTATGCTCCCACAGGAGCAGGGAAAACCGCCCTGTCAGCATTCATTGTTGACGGTTTTGTCTCAAAAAACAAAAAAGTCATGATGATCTGCCCGTTCACCGTCCTGATCAACCAGACTGCCCAGCGCTTTATTGAGTATGGCTTGCCGGAGAATGAAATCGCCTATATCTGGCGTGACCACCCCAATCAAGACCCGTCAAAGCTGATTCAGATTGCGTCGGCTGACACGCTGATCCGCCGTGACTTTCCCGAAGACATTAACTTGCTGGTGATTGATGAAGCGCACCTGAAACGCAAAAAGATACTGACAGAGATTACGCGGTTGACCTCTGAAACAGATTGTAAGGTGGTGGGATTATCCGGCACACCTTTCTCGCCGTTCCTCGGTCACTATTATCAGAAGCTGATAAAGCCCACCACGATAAAAGAGTTAATCCAGCGTGGCGACCTGAGTCCTTACGAGTTTTACGCCCCCACCAAGCCCGATTTAAGCAAGGTGAAGTCTGCCCGCAGTGACGACTACGGCAGCGATTACAAGGAAGACGAGATAGCCGAAATCATGTGCGGGGCTGATCTGGTCGGGGATGTGGTCAGTAGCTGGCTCAAGCTGGGCGAAAATCAGCCTACTATCTGCTTCTGTGTCAATGTCAGCCACGCCAACTTTATCACGGTCGAATTCAATCGCGCTGGAGTGAATGCTGAGATCATGACCGCCAACACGCCCCATGATGAACGGGATTTGATCATCCATCGGTTTGAGCAGGGTGCAACGAAAATCATCGTCAATATCGGCGTTCTCGTGGCAGGTTTTGACAGTGATGTCCGCTGCATTATCTACGCCCGTCCCACCAAGTCGGAAATCCGTTGGTTGCAGTCAATCGGCAGAGGCCTGCGTACTGCCAGGGGTAAAGACCGATGCATCATTCTGGATCACTCCGGCTCTGTCCACCGTCTCGGCTACCCCGATGATATCGAATACGACGAACTGCCCAGCAAGAATGACGGCATGAAATCCAGTTCCAGCTACCGGGAGCAGGAAAAGCGGGAGAAGTTACCGAAAGAATGCTCCTCCTGTCATTACATGAAGCCAGCAGGGGTCTATGTCTGCCCCAAGTGTGGCTTTAAGCCATTGGTGGGTGAAAACATTGATGTCGATACCAGTCGCACCATCCAGAAACTCAGCAAGAAAGAGCGTATCTACACACAGGCCGAAAAGCAAAGTTTCTACTCGCAGTTGAAGTATTACCAGAACCAGCGCGCCTCACAGGGTAAGACCATCAGTGACGGTTGGGTATCCAACACCTTTAAAGACAAGTTCGACGTTTGGCCTCGCGGTCTCCATGACACCCCACAAGAGATGACCCCCGAAGTCAGTAATTTCATCAAGCACAAACAAATTGCCTTCGCGAAGTCCCGCAAGAAAGCGGAACAGGTGCAACCATCCAGCAACGAGCAGCAGGAAATGCGTCTTGAGGTTGCCCGTCAGAAGGTCAGTGATATCCGTGAAAAATTAGGCAGATCATCACATCAGGGAGACAGGCTGTGA
- a CDS encoding pyocin activator PrtN family protein, with protein MNTAFLLMAEFETSQIPLSDIAERYFKMSPGTAERKANEGKLGIPTYKLNDSQKSPRIVHVNDLAAYIDKQREQASKELERIQFKRK; from the coding sequence ATGAATACAGCCTTTTTGTTAATGGCAGAGTTTGAGACTTCACAAATTCCGCTGTCAGATATAGCGGAAAGATATTTCAAGATGAGTCCCGGAACAGCCGAACGCAAGGCAAACGAAGGAAAGCTGGGTATCCCTACATATAAGTTAAACGACAGCCAGAAGTCACCGAGAATCGTTCATGTGAATGATCTTGCTGCATACATTGATAAACAAAGAGAGCAAGCCTCAAAAGAACTGGAGAGGATACAGTTTAAAAGAAAATGA
- the zur gene encoding zinc uptake transcriptional repressor Zur: MKTINPKKLLTQAETICLSRGVRLTPQRLEILRLISTQPSAISAYDLLDLLREVEPQAKPPTVYRGLEFLLEQGFVHKIESTNSYVICHHFEEPSHTSAMFICENCGSVTERDAKNIESAIQQLVQGVGFHLRHSVIEVHGLCSPCHEIDSCTERDTCQHNHKTEENKKK; this comes from the coding sequence ATGAAAACTATCAATCCAAAAAAGTTACTGACACAGGCTGAGACAATCTGCCTGTCACGAGGAGTTCGTTTAACACCTCAACGACTTGAAATTCTGCGTTTAATTTCAACGCAGCCAAGCGCAATAAGCGCTTATGATTTATTGGATCTGCTACGTGAAGTCGAGCCACAGGCAAAACCGCCAACGGTCTATCGTGGGCTGGAATTTTTGCTTGAACAGGGTTTTGTCCACAAAATAGAATCCACAAATAGTTATGTGATTTGCCATCATTTTGAGGAACCCAGCCATACGTCAGCCATGTTTATCTGTGAGAATTGTGGTTCCGTTACCGAACGGGATGCCAAGAATATTGAATCCGCTATTCAGCAGTTAGTTCAAGGAGTGGGGTTTCATTTACGTCACAGCGTGATTGAAGTCCACGGTTTGTGTTCCCCTTGCCATGAAATCGATTCCTGTACAGAACGCGATACATGTCAGCATAATCACAAAACTGAAGAGAATAAAAAGAAATAA
- a CDS encoding M15 family metallopeptidase yields the protein MTTNNFKLSQRSENNLKGIHPDLVAVVRRALALSPVDFTVIEGLRTLERQTQLVAEKKSRTMNSRHLTGHAVDLLPVGADWNDYTCWLPVLNAMRQAGEERGIKLRFGITWTNNPNDKPAKFLDAPHIEILA from the coding sequence ATGACAACGAATAACTTCAAGTTAAGCCAACGCAGTGAAAATAACCTTAAGGGCATTCATCCTGACTTGGTGGCAGTTGTTCGTCGTGCGCTGGCATTATCTCCGGTCGATTTCACCGTGATTGAAGGCCTCAGAACGCTTGAGCGCCAAACGCAACTGGTTGCTGAAAAGAAAAGCCGGACAATGAACTCCCGCCATTTGACCGGCCATGCGGTCGACCTGCTTCCGGTGGGGGCTGACTGGAATGATTATACCTGTTGGCTTCCGGTATTGAATGCGATGCGTCAGGCGGGTGAAGAACGGGGGATCAAACTGCGGTTTGGCATTACTTGGACGAACAATCCCAATGATAAGCCGGCTAAATTTCTGGATGCGCCCCATATTGAGATACTGGCATGA
- the lysC gene encoding Rz1-like lysis system protein LysC yields the protein MPPIPIPAHLLADCLPPAISDKMTWSDSLLLNEQLLTVIEQCNLDKQAIREIEESKPPQSK from the coding sequence GTGCCACCGATACCCATTCCGGCACATCTGCTCGCTGACTGTCTGCCTCCGGCCATATCCGACAAAATGACATGGAGTGACAGTCTGCTGCTGAATGAGCAGTTACTGACGGTCATTGAGCAGTGCAATCTGGATAAACAGGCGATACGGGAAATAGAAGAGAGCAAGCCACCCCAGAGCAAATGA
- a CDS encoding phage holin, lambda family encodes MKENPDVWVHLGEWLISVREQGIWATLAGTMAFFRGRYNGGGWVKVSIDAFMCAMFAWFIRDVLNFMGLNPDLAYIGSVVIGYLGTDFIGQLLRKSAEKRAGVSNDNE; translated from the coding sequence ATGAAAGAGAATCCTGATGTATGGGTACACCTCGGAGAGTGGCTCATATCGGTAAGAGAGCAAGGCATCTGGGCAACTCTTGCCGGAACGATGGCATTTTTTCGCGGTCGCTATAACGGTGGCGGCTGGGTAAAGGTTTCAATCGACGCCTTTATGTGTGCCATGTTCGCGTGGTTCATTCGTGACGTATTAAATTTCATGGGTCTGAATCCTGACCTGGCCTACATCGGCAGTGTGGTGATTGGCTACTTGGGGACAGACTTTATTGGTCAATTGCTGCGTAAGTCGGCAGAGAAAAGAGCGGGGGTCAGCAATGACAACGAATAA
- a CDS encoding S24 family peptidase: protein METKDIRRNNLRTLMTQHVRQGTSKTAFAELIGIPPSQLSQLTSDNAVRNIGDIIARRIEVNLELPIGWLDIPQQLIDNRDNSHKERNNENYHLQNISHKVTDLSYRIEQLDVEFSCGGGRLNSDYPDIVRSIEVDPEYAKRMFGCRPSTSLKLTTALGDSMLGTINPGELVVLDITVSRFMSDGIYAFTYGDGMHIKRLQLLKDRIVVISDNQIYDRWEIDSENESKFHIHGFVVGKWRMDYARLG, encoded by the coding sequence ATGGAAACTAAAGACATAAGACGCAATAATTTGCGCACCCTGATGACACAACATGTGCGTCAAGGGACATCAAAAACAGCATTCGCAGAGTTGATAGGGATCCCACCCAGTCAGCTCAGTCAGCTAACGAGCGATAACGCGGTAAGAAACATAGGAGACATTATTGCTAGGCGCATAGAGGTGAATTTAGAACTACCAATTGGTTGGTTAGATATCCCTCAGCAACTCATTGATAACCGTGATAATAGTCACAAAGAAAGAAACAATGAAAACTATCACTTGCAAAACATTTCACATAAAGTTACTGATCTTTCATACAGGATTGAACAGCTCGATGTGGAATTTAGTTGCGGAGGTGGTAGATTGAATAGCGATTATCCCGATATAGTTCGCTCAATTGAGGTTGATCCTGAATATGCAAAACGGATGTTTGGTTGTAGACCATCAACATCATTAAAGCTAACAACTGCTCTAGGTGACAGTATGCTGGGAACGATTAATCCCGGTGAATTGGTCGTCTTAGATATAACGGTTAGTCGTTTTATGAGTGATGGTATTTATGCATTTACATACGGGGATGGGATGCACATTAAACGACTCCAACTTTTGAAAGACAGGATAGTTGTTATTAGTGATAATCAAATTTATGACAGATGGGAGATTGATTCTGAAAATGAATCAAAATTCCACATACATGGATTTGTTGTTGGTAAATGGAGGATGGATTATGCACGCTTGGGGTAA
- a CDS encoding DUF1883 domain-containing protein, with protein MTSYLKEGEMSYIHSREYLKDGNVVSVQCSHQINVLVMDDNQYSNYRNGRQYRYYGGFYKQFPANIIPPHSGYWNVVLAMPPGYSANIKHTISVLNA; from the coding sequence ATGACCTCTTACCTAAAGGAAGGTGAAATGTCTTACATTCACAGCCGAGAGTATCTAAAAGATGGCAATGTCGTGTCTGTCCAGTGTAGCCATCAGATAAACGTATTGGTTATGGATGACAACCAATACAGTAACTACAGGAATGGACGACAATATCGCTATTATGGGGGTTTTTATAAACAATTTCCTGCCAATATTATTCCCCCTCACTCTGGTTATTGGAATGTTGTTTTAGCTATGCCGCCTGGATATAGTGCCAATATTAAGCACACTATCAGTGTACTAAACGCATAA